The nucleotide sequence GGGATGTGAACATAGTCGGCAGGATTATGCGCAAGTATGGAGTCAGAGAGTACATTAAGAAAGATGGAAGCAGGGGGCAAGTTGCAAGCCTCTTAATTTATGATAGCACTGGAAGAGCTAGAGTAGTTCTCTGGGATGGGAAAGTTTCCGAATACTATAATAAGCTTCAGATTGGGGACATAATAAAGGTAATTGATGCAAATGTCAGAGAAAGCTTGGCGGGACTTCCAGAGCTTCATGTGAACTTCAGGAGCAGAATAATTGTGAATCCAGAAGACCCAAGAGTAGAAGAGATACCTCCGCTTGAAGAAGTTAGGACATATTCATATTCAAGAAGGAAAATTGCAGATATTATGGGTGGGGAAAAGTTTGTTGAGCTCAGAGGAACAATTGCAAAGCTTTACAGAGTTATAGTTTACAATGCATGTCCAGAGTGTAAGAGGAAAGTTGACTATGATCCAGGAATGGAAGTGTGGATTTGTCCGGAGCATGGGGAGGTAACACCGCTAAAAATGACAGTAATTGACTTTGGAATTGATGACTCAACAGGCTATATCAGGGTTACACTGTTTGGTGAAGACGCTGCTGAGCTTTTGGGGGTTGATCCAGAGGAAATAAGCGAAAAGCTAAAAGAGCTGACAGAGATGGGAATGACAATCAAGGAAGCTGGAAGAAAATTAGCCGAGGAAGAGTTCTATCCACTACTTGGAAGGGAAATAATCGTTAGAGGAAACGTTGTCGAAGACAGATTCTTAGGACTTCTCCTCAAAGCGTCTTCATGGGAGGATGTGGATTATAAAGGAGAGATTGAGAGAGTTAGGAGAGAGCTCAAAGGCATTCTTAAGGAGGTGTTCTGATGGAAGAGCTTCAACCACAAATTAGACGTAGAAAACCAGCTGTGGAGAGAAAAATCGGTGAGATAACTGAAGAAGATACAAGGGTTGCATTAATTGGAAAGGTAGTCAAAGTGGATAAGCTTGACTATTTATTCTGGCTGGATGATGGAACTGGTGTTGCTGTAATCGAGACAGAGGAAAATGTCCTTCCAAAAGTTGGAGAGACTGTTAGAGTAATAGGCAGAATAATCAGAAATGAGGGAATGCACATTTATGCCGAGGTTGTTCAAGACTTTGGTGACGCAGATTTGGAAGCTTTAGAAGAAATTCAAGAGCTTGAGAAAAAAGTTTTGCCAAAAATTGAAAATGCCTTGGCGTGGTGGTCAGAATGAAGAAGCGCTTACCCGCTACAAGAGTTTATATTAAAGACATCCTTGAGGGATTCTATGTCAAAAGCGAGGGTGACTTTGAGCCCAATTATCTAATCACAAAAGATGCGAGAAAAGTTTACAGAGCTAAGATAGTTGCAACTGTTGTGAGAGACCCAGTAATAGCTGAAGATGAGACGTATGGAAAGTTTCAAGTTGATGATGGCACTGGTGTAATCTGGGTTCTGGGATTCAGGGACGATACAAAGTTTGCCAAGCTCGTTAAAAAAGGCGACTTAGTGCAGATTATTGGAAAGATTGCAGAGTGGAGAGGGGATAAGCAGATTTTGGTTGAAGGAGTTTCAAAAGTTCATCCAAACATGTGGATTCTCCACCGCTATGAGACACTGAGAGATAAGGTGGAGCACATAAAGAAGGCCAAGATTGCGTTTGAAATCTACAACACATATGGCATAACAGCAAAAGCCAAGGTAATTGCAAAGAATAAGGGGATAAGTGAAGATTTGCTTGAAACAATTGATGAGCTCTATGCAATAATGATTGAACAAAGGGCAGAGGAAGCATTGGAAGAGGAAATGTTCGAGGAAGAAGAGAAGAAAGTTGATGAAACCCTTGAAGAGGCCAAAAAGGCTATACTTGAGATATTGAGATCAAAAGGTGAAAGACCAGTTTCAAGAAAGTATATAGAGAGAAAACTGCAGGAGAAGTTTGAGCCAGATGTCATTGATGACGCTATCAGGGAACTCCTGGCAGAAGGGGAAATCTACGAACCAGAAATTGGCTATTACAAGATTCTGGCTTGATTTTATTTCCTTCTTTGTTAAAAATAGAAAAATAAGCTTAATATTGTTCTCTCATTGTCCTTATTACTGGGTCATAAATAAGTGTTGAGGTTATGCTGTCCACACTCCTAAAAAATTCTTCCTTTCCTTCTTCAAACCTCATGTTATCAACTTTGATTATTTCACACCTGCTACCAAGAATCCACTTTCCGAGGATTATTTTTTCTTTTCCATTGTATGAGGCGTCAATTCTTATGAGGCCGTATGGTACATCTGCGGTCCACCAGTTTGCTTTAAAGTCTATTTTCCATCCTAGCTTTTCTAGTTCCTTAACCATAATATCCATTGTTTCTCCGGGACCATAAGGAGTTCTAAAAGTAATAACGAGCCATAACTCATCTCTCCCAAGATTTTCCTCAAATACCTCTTGAAAAGTCATAATCTCACCCCCGTTGTGATTGAACCAAGGAGGAAGCTAAACACAGCCAGATATATCGCGGCTTTTAATTTTTTCTGGGCCTTTCCAGCTATTTCAGGTGTTGGATTCTTCAAAAGCTCAAAAACTGCGGCTAAAATTAATCCATCAACAACTATCATTGGCAGATATCCGATTCCAATTCCCACTTTTATTGGCAAAAATGATGCCATAACTGTCATTATCCCAAATAAAGACGCCAAATAAGCAGATTTCTTAATTCCCCACACAATTGGTAGAGTTTTTGCTCCTTTCGCTTTGTCTCCATCAATATCTTCGATGTCTTTCATAATTTCTCTAGAGAGGTTTACCATAAAGGCGCACAATGCTAAATATCCGGCTAGTCCAATTTTGCCTACTGCAATTGCACCATAGAGAGGTGTTGCTCCTGTTAAGCTTGCAACCATGATATTCCCAATGATCGGCAGTGGCTTGAGCTTCCACGCGTAGATAAATAAGACAGAATATGCAACTACAGCTAGCAGAAATGCATATATGTTGAGTTGATAAGCTAAAACA is from Thermococcus paralvinellae and encodes:
- a CDS encoding OB-fold nucleic acid binding domain-containing protein; amino-acid sequence: MTVLTKEQIVELIRKQKGLNLDEIEEKIAEIVQRDKISEHAAALLLAEQLGVNLEETVSLMYIADLVPGMRDVNIVGRIMRKYGVREYIKKDGSRGQVASLLIYDSTGRARVVLWDGKVSEYYNKLQIGDIIKVIDANVRESLAGLPELHVNFRSRIIVNPEDPRVEEIPPLEEVRTYSYSRRKIADIMGGEKFVELRGTIAKLYRVIVYNACPECKRKVDYDPGMEVWICPEHGEVTPLKMTVIDFGIDDSTGYIRVTLFGEDAAELLGVDPEEISEKLKELTEMGMTIKEAGRKLAEEEFYPLLGREIIVRGNVVEDRFLGLLLKASSWEDVDYKGEIERVRRELKGILKEVF
- a CDS encoding OB-fold nucleic acid binding domain-containing protein; translation: MKKRLPATRVYIKDILEGFYVKSEGDFEPNYLITKDARKVYRAKIVATVVRDPVIAEDETYGKFQVDDGTGVIWVLGFRDDTKFAKLVKKGDLVQIIGKIAEWRGDKQILVEGVSKVHPNMWILHRYETLRDKVEHIKKAKIAFEIYNTYGITAKAKVIAKNKGISEDLLETIDELYAIMIEQRAEEALEEEMFEEEEKKVDETLEEAKKAILEILRSKGERPVSRKYIERKLQEKFEPDVIDDAIRELLAEGEIYEPEIGYYKILA
- a CDS encoding geranylgeranylglycerol-phosphate geranylgeranyltransferase, with protein sequence MEPKAFIEILRPHNCFVAGLVGILGAIVALGHFPELKTAFLIFAVIFLGCSAGNTINDYFDYEIDKINRPTRPLPRGAMSRKTAFWYAVFLFIVGLVLAYQLNIYAFLLAVVAYSVLFIYAWKLKPLPIIGNIMVASLTGATPLYGAIAVGKIGLAGYLALCAFMVNLSREIMKDIEDIDGDKAKGAKTLPIVWGIKKSAYLASLFGIMTVMASFLPIKVGIGIGYLPMIVVDGLILAAVFELLKNPTPEIAGKAQKKLKAAIYLAVFSFLLGSITTGVRL